atgtggatataTAAACAAGTGTACATATCATTAGTGTAACAGTTGAAACACACAAAACATGCTAACACTATTATGTCCACCAGCTTCATCAAACTCCTTTTACCGCTTTTCTTGAGTTGCTGAGAAAAACGTAGAGTTCCCGTTGATGCAGCCCAATGACTCTATGTTTCTATATATGTTCTCCCATCTTAACCTTAGAACGTTTGTAAGGTTCGTGTATCTGCATTCCATCTCTCCCGAGCTCTTTGAAAGCAGCATTGTACATTCACCTTTATTAGACTCAGAGTTCGTTTAACACCATTATTTATACGTGTACATCGGCTAGGTATGCCCACGTGTACACCGTCTATGAATGTCCATGTGTACACTGATGCGGTTATTCAACGAATTATCCATGTGTACACTGATGCAGTTCTTGTACGAACTCTTCATGTTTCTTAACCATATGCGTTTTAATGTGTCCATATCCACAAACCATCCATAAACTTAATTCTTATTTACATGTCATAACAAGCTGGTCCTTTTGTCAAAACCTTGGAGTTGGTGAATGCATCAAATCGTAAGCTACGATTGCTGAGTTTGGAGAGGAAGAGGACCTCAAACGGCGCCGAAAAGAATTGAGGTGGGGGAGGTGGAGGATAAAGACGGTGTCTCCGGAACAGATTCAGTGAGACGGCCCAACAACAGACAAGGCGCTCTTCGAGGCGTTAATGGCGGTTGGATTTGCTGAAGTGACGAAGTAGAGAAACTCGTCGTCAAATcattgatttctattttttgtggttaaaaaaacaaataattgtaGGATTGaggactttttaaaaaaaagtaacaagCGAAGGAAAACAAATGAAGTGAGAGAGTGCGTAAAGATGAAAGTTCATAAGCTAGAgaatatatttatgataaaacAATGACTGAAAAATATGTAATCTTAaccattttctttatattgatTTAGATCTTAAAGATGAGAAAAGTTTTTAGCTTTATATCAAATCATGGACTGTCTGAGAAAAGTCCGtatgattatatttaaaatcaacGGTTGTATTACTTTTCTTGTAAGTGAGGGTTTGATATTTaattagttagttagttattaataaaaaaagaaaaaggtaagTTAGGGGGCAACAATGTAAACAACCACACAAAAACTACCCTAGTAGCTTAAAGTGATCCAATATGTAATAAAATCATAGAAATTGACCACGAGTGTAAATCACTCTTGATACAACCACCAGCTTTTATAGGGAACTAGAGAttttcccgggctacgcccggattttttttcatatatttaaattaaattaagattATTTTAGaattcatatttgaatataaatattttatacttagaCGACTGATTATGCTATCTAAATTATTAGACAGTCTGAAAGACTTGAAATGTTGATTTTAGTTAAGTTTTCTTGAAGATCATCCTCTGAGTTTGGTGTTGTTTTGTTCAAACTCATGCATTAAACTTGACTCTTATCATGCTTCTGAAGTCTCTAATGATTTGTATTGTGTTGCCAAAGTAAAATTGTGTCACCGATGATGAAGcaaacatatttgaatataaatattttatacttagaCGACTGATTATGCTATCTAAATTATTAGACAGTCTGAAAGACTTGAAATGTTGATTTTAGTTAAGTTTTCTTGAAGATCATCCTCTGAGTTTGGTGTTGTTTTGTTCAAACTCATGCATTAAACTTGACTCTTATCATGCTTCTGAAGTCTCTAATGATTTGTATTGTGTTGCCAAAGTAAAATTGTGTCACCGATGATGAAGCAAACATTAGCTTCCCTATAAATAAGATGTATTAATTTTAGACGCCTTAAACTTGTTTTGCAATGAGACGCCTGAGAAAGGTAGTAGTAAGTCATTGTACATTTGTACGTCTCTGTTTTTTACTCAATTTCTGGTACACTGCTTAGTTTTTAACAATCGCATCTTGTTATCCCTGTGTATataaggaaaattactattcaagcttgtaaaaataaatggaaaaggattatataaacatatattattattttacatttatcttCTGTAGTATCTGAGGGGGTAGCCCAAATAATGCGTGTGTCCAGAGGATTCATGACCCGTATTAAGATACATCAAAAAGGTATCGATAATTTCATGTACCTCTAGAGTCCTTCCGTTTTCGTCTTTATCATCATTAGATAATCCAGCATGTCCCTTCAATGGATTTCATAAAGTAGCCAATCGCAGATCTAAGACTTTGGGAGCATCTTCAAGAATCTGctgaaaaaattatgtttttttggagTTTCAGAAAGAATCACCGATGTTTATTGCATTCTACTTGATGCTAGAAAGATTGAAATTTAATGGAACATGTAATGAAAGTAGAGAATATAAATGAACATTACTACATGAGGAAacaaatttatgattctaagcTAAATCAATATGACCAAAAAAATGCTAGTCTTCAAGAGAAGAATAGATGAAAGCAATCAGATGATGTCGCCATATGCAACAAAAATAGGACCTGACCACATCTTAAATCAAATCGAGCAAAGATTTACATTACCTCAACCGTAACCAGGAAGTTAGGCTGGAAGAAAAGTGTTCCCAAACTCAATCTGTTGTTGATCTCGTCATCAACTTTTCTTCTTATCTTTCTACCGACAGTATGATGAATTTCCTTCTCAAGTGAAGCTTTTTGCTTGCTCCTCTCTTGAAATTATTATCATACAACTGCGCATCCACGATCTGTCTGTTTTACTCTTTTATTTCTTAAACAACACACATCGTTAGACAAACTCTCCTACaaatactaataataataataatgtcaaAGCTCTCGTCTTTAAACGTTCTATAGGCTAATAGGATTCAAAGGCAAGACCTTTTCTCAGTTCCATTAACTGTAAACACACTAACAGAAAAATCccagaaaaaatatattgaattcaGACAGTACCTGTTTTTAAGATGTAGGACCCTCGAGTGTAGTTGTCACGGTGTCGACAGAACTGGGAAAAATCCAATGCTAGAAAGATCAAGACACAAGGATAGATGAGAGAGAAGCAAATCGGAAAAGTCGAGTAAGAACGTACACGTTACTGtgtctccttctccaagcttctaAAACGACGACGGAGAAGACGATCAGCACCAGCGTGAGGCCGAGTTCTACGACTGTAAATCGGAAACAGAGAGACTGAGTGGTGAGAGATTGAGTGGTGAAGtataataataaactaataCCTGACTTTCAAATGTAGAGAACAACAAATTGTCATTGTGTTATGAATCTGGAATCGAGGGTTCATATTTTAGATAACTCAGGCTGGAATGACAATAGTTAACGGACCTGTCTTATCATATCATCAAGGGGTTTATATAACAGGAAAAACAAAGGAAGGTGGAACGATAATCTCTAATGAAGATAGGAGAAAATATCAGAATTGAATGAGCAAGATTGGGGTGTAATAATTACAGAGAGATTGCAGAGATTAGAATAGTGAATTGGAAGAGTCGGAGTTGAAGGCGACGAACATTCTGCGTAGAATAAGATATGGGCTGTTCTATAtaggtctatttttttttgttcagccCAGATTTACTGgaccttttaaattttttgtcgaCAAAATAAAAGTGACGTGGCAAAACAGAGCTTCATGATTGGCCTGAATAAAAAATCCTACGTGGCACGCTCGTTGCTCTTCTTATTCGGCTTTTAGTAGTGTTAGATGAGAGAAGTTGCAAAGTCTTGTAAGTTGTAACAGAAAATAAGTTGTTAATCAAAATACTTAAAAGATGCCTTTTCCTAATATAGTATACACTTGCATATAAGTATTGTAAGATATTAGATGTATGGTACATGAGATTATTATTTGAGCGTTTAATAGACTActcaataaaatcaaatatggtTTTGaacaatataatttattttatcttttatgaGGAAAACCAATCATTTGTAAGTTGCAAACTACAAATTAGAAGACTAATGTGAGATGTAGAACATCTTTAATTACTTGGAAATACTTAAACCcacaaagataaataaaatatgaaaaaaaacatgATCATCATAAAAGATCATGAATGAAAGTATGAACGAAAGATAAATTTTAGAAGATTCTTGACAGTTCAATTATAAATCATTCAGGATAGTTGATGCTGCTGGAGATTGATAAGTCTAGAGTAAGGACCATTCTCATTCTCAATGAGGCTATTGTGGCTGCCTTGCTCTATGATCTTACCTTCTTGTATAACACTTATCATATCTGAGTTCTTGATCGTCGATAGCCTGTGAGCCACTACAACCGTGGTCCGATTACTCATTAGCCTATCCAATGCTTGTTGTACCTAGTATAAACCAGTTAAGTCTTTGTGAGAAATCTTGATCCAAACCATAAAATACTAAGAAAAAAAAGCTTACCACACGCTCTGATTCAACGTCCAAGGCGCTTGTAGCTTCGTCAAGTAGCAGAATAGCTGGATTCTTGAGGACGGCTCTAGCGATAGCGATCCTCTGTCTCTGGCCGCCTGACATCTGAATGCCACGTTCACCAACTTGAGTTGAGTAGCCTTCCGGGAGAGAGCAGATGAAGTCGTGAGCGTTTGCAAGCTTAGCTGCTTCCATGACTTCAGACTCCAGTGCTCCTTCTTTTCCGTACAAGATGTTCTCGTAGATAGTTGTCGCAAAAAGAGCCGGTTCTTGTTGAACCAGACCGACGTGTCTTCGCAGCGATTTCAGTTTCAGAGTCTTGATGTCTTGTCCTgtaataattttgattttaaacaCATTTCTTGTGTAGCAAGATACATATGATCAGAGTTTCTTGTAACTCAAGTAATTAGTATAAGAGCTTGCACTCACCGTCTATCATGATTGTACCGGCTGTAGGATCATAGAACCGAAGAATAAGCGAAAGGACCGAACTCTTCCCGGACCCGCTTTGTCCCACGAGCGCCATGCTTTTCCCACAAGGAACAGTTAGGTCGAAATCGCGGAAGATAGTCACATCAGGCCGTGAAGGGTAGCTGAAATGGACACCTTTGAGCTCAATAGTACCTTCCACATTACTCAGCTCCTCGCCTTTATCTCCAACGACTTGACTTCTTCGGTCCAATAGCTCGAAAACCGAAGCAACCATCTGGTTTCCTTTAAGTATATCAGGGGCTAGAGCCAACACTTCACCCATCACTAAAGCTGTAACTATCAAAACCATGAATGTTTTCATCACAGACTCGAAACTTGATAATCCTTGCCCCATCAAAACCGATCCGTACCTGTAAAAACACCTAACGTATCAATATCTTTGGAATCTTATCTACTTGATTTCTCTGTGTATGAATATACCAGAGGGCAAGGCCGTAGGAGGAGAAGATAAAGAACTGAGAGACGCCGTACAAAATCCCAGCCGTCTGTCCACGCCTAAAAGAACGTTCGGAAGGTTCTAGAAGCTCGTTGGAATAAAGTTCAAGAACCTTATCCTCGGCACAAAAGGCCGCTACGGTTCGAATGTTGCTAATAGCCTCTCCGGCCAACATGTTAGCCTTTAAATACGCTTTATTCAAGTTTACTCCATAGCCTTGCATGAAAAGTTTCTAACAAATACAACCACAAAGAACATAAAAAACGTTATTGcttaaatatgaaataaaaagaaaacgcAATAAACTGAGTATTTTACCTCACTAATATGTCCGCTGATGATCAATGGATATGTTGCCAAGACAACAAGAGTGAGACGCCAGTTGAGtataaaagagatgatgaaagATGTCACAACTAGTCCAAAATTCTCCAATAGAATCGTCGACCTATCGACCACGATCGTTCTAAGCAAAGTGCTGTCGCTTTCAAGCTGCGATGCTAACATTGAGCTAGTGTTATCCACTTTATCAAACCATCCAATTTCATTCCTCAGGATCGCTAAATGTACAAAAAAACAACGATCAAACATTAGATCCACATATCAACTTTTAGAGATAAAATATGATTGAGTCAAATAAGTTGTCTTAAGGTTTGTATATTGATAacgtaaataaataatttataaccttttatatttatatttatacagcttcaaaaatatgatattattttttcctatatgaaacttgtttattcatttaagtgatttttctaatcctaaaaataattaaatggtACTCCCCCCGTTTCAGATTAGTTTGCATtctagattttaaaatttgtttcattttaaatgtcgttttatgtttttttactgCATCTACAGTAAAAattctatatataaaataataatgtttggactataatattttattaattttcagaattattaatttatgaaagtTTACTTTggtagattttttttgtcattttactTTTGTAGATTatctatttcaaaatatatatatattttataaaataagaaagatatatgattttactgtatatacattaattaaaattttgaaatgcgACTTTCatatgaattttattatatgatttggtatacataaaatatgtttcaaagaattcaaatgtggttttagatataattttactaaatatcatcaaaatataatgaaatataaagaaaatattaagaaaatacaaagataattttatcatgaatataaaacaaataatacaatGGTTTGCTAGTactcatataaaatatatatacatataagttattaatttatgattttaatgggactatatatttacataggattttctaaaaattattatattattatcttatcgATTTGCGTCATATTTTGAACCGATGCAACTTGGGACTATTATTATGTaccatgtttattaatttatgtagtattaatttttagagtttttactATAGTTGTTAGTTTTCCCAATTTTATCTCTATTCTTTTAACTCATCAATTAACAtagtcaaataaaaaaatctattgattAGAGGTAAAACATGACATTTAACAGTTTTTTTAATCCGCGAAAAAACGACAATCAATCTGAAATGGAAGAAGTATAGTTTAAACAGCTAGCGGTTTTGTGTTTGTGCGTACCTGAAAACATCATTTGACGGACGCGGAGAGTGAGACGCTCACCCATGATACCAAAGGTGGTATGCTCAATGGCGTGCGAGATGACGGTTATGACCGAGGCACAACAGAAGAGGATAGAGATCCTCTTGACCTCTTTTTGAGTCGTCTCCCAGTCCATGTAATAAGAAACTAAAGCCTGAGAGATCCCAAGTGCGAAAAGTGGCATTTGAGAACCGGCCACTAAAGAACCAAACAACCCAAAGAGTCCATACTTCCAGTCAGGACGTATCATAGAATAGAGACGTCCCAATGTTACTTTGCCTTGTCTAGTTGTGTCTGGTTGGTTTACTGATTGATCCATGGAAGACAAGTCCGTCTTTGTTATTGGTCGTTCCGGCAAGGGTTCTGTACTGTTAAAACGAAACAAAGAGAACCTTCATGATGAAAATTTTCACGAGAATTGGGCATCTTTTAAGTTTAAGTATTAGTACCTGACTGGTAAGCTTGGAGTGTGGTTTACGTTAGGGTTTTCAGCTTGTTGGATACgtaagagagaagagtaagcTCCATCCGGGTTAGAGATGAGTTCATCGTGGCTTCCGGATTCAATGATGTTTCCTCCGTAAACAACGGCTATGATATCAGCGTTTCTTACGGTGGAGAGTCTATGAGCCACCACAACCGTCGTCCTCCCAACCATCACTTTGTCCAAAGCTTTTTGCACGCTTTTCTCTGACTCTGCGTCTAGTGCGCTTGTTGCTTCGTctagtaagagtattgatgggTTCTTCAAGATGGCTCTCGATATCGTGATCCTCTGCTTCTGCCCACCTGATAGCTGAACCCCTCTCTCGCCGAcctgtaaaaaaaataacaagcaAAGTTTAGGGCTTTTTTCTTGCGTCACAAGCTATCCAGTTTTCGACAGACCTGTGTTTCCAATCCATCTGGGAGCTTATTGATGAATAAAACTGCTTCCGAGAGCGTTACAGCACGGGTGATTTCCTCATCCGTCGCGTCATCTTTACCATACATAATGTTCTCACGAATCGTGGTTGCAAACAGGGCAGGCTCTTGATTAACCAGACCAATATGTCCCCTTAGCCACTTAAGGTCAAGGTATCTGATATCGTTCCCGTCAAGAAACACCGCCCCATCGGTAGGCTCGTAGAACCTCTCGGTCAGAGATATCACCGTGCTTTTTCCAGACCCGCTTCCTCCAACAAGGGCCACGACTTTCCCAGCAGGGATCACTAGGTTTAGCTTGTCAAAGATCACCACGTCAGGACGAGACGGGTATGTGAAAGTCACGTCCCTGAATTGAATCTCTCCTTCTACTTTCCCGAGTTTACGACCTGTTTTCACCTCCTTGTTCCGTTCAATCATCTGAAAGATAGGATACGCAGCAGCTCTCGCTCGTACAAATGTGGAGATATCTGGCGCTGCCTGGCCAAGAGACCTACACAAAACCAAAACAGAGTCTTTGTGATCAACACAACAGAGGaaagaaaatgtaaaaacaaaaggataaaaacttttattattACAAGCCAGCGATGACAACGTTGAGCATGGTGGTGAAAGACTCGCCGCCATTAGCAATCCCCTTGTGAACAATGATGCTTGTGAACCAAACAAGCAAAGCCCACGACAAAAACAGAACACAGTGCATTGAACCGAGTCCTAGTCCTTTAGCTAAACCGGCTTTTCTCCCGTACGTGTACGTATTCTCCAGTGCTTCTCCGTATGATTTCACCGCCTTTTCTTCTCCTGTGAATGCTTGTACGGTCCTCACATTCCCGATCACCTGAGTTTGAACAAAAGTAtggtattaaataaaaattactcaCATTGATTCAGTTTTCTTGTTGTACAAGTTACCGACCTCTTCCGCAATCTCGCCGGCTTTGACGTATGATTTTCGGACACTGGAGAGGAGTCCGGTGCTGACATAAGCGTAGATGCCACCGGCGACCGCAATGAGTGGGACTATGGAGAGAGTGACGAGACTTATTTGCCATACGCTCGCGAATCCGATTGCAAAACCAGCTGTAAACCGGCTCATGCAATGCAGAAAATTTCCTACCTGCGACAAAATACCGGTTATCATATATCATAAACCGGATTAAGGTTATCAAATGTTGTTCGTTTAGACACTATCGTATCAGCATCTAGATGTTGAATCTGAATACAAATAATAactataaaaacaaacaacatcTGATACAATACAATATTTAGATGTTATATTTAGATGCTACATCTAGATACTGCATCAAATAGAAAAACGAACATGGCTTTAGTGTACCTTTTCGGATAGAGCGTCTTGGACGACAAGTATGTCGGAAGTGATGGCGGAGATGACTTCTCCGGTGGAAGATTCGGTGTCGAATAAGCTTATGTCTTGACTTAACATAGACCGAAGATAtgcttttcttatttttgcagCTTGTCTTTCTCCCGTATGCATCCAACATGCAACCTCTGTTtgcattcatttttattattcttattcATATCAGTATCTTCAAAAATTATGATTGTTTTATATGTTCTTTGTCATGTTGTTTACCTAACCATGATGAGAAGAGTATTGCCACACTCAGATATACAAAATCCAGCGAGTACTGCACAGTCGAAGAAATACAAATTAAACGGGGTAAACATAATCAtaatcataataataatataaactagAGATTTCGTGTTGATGTtggtttttacctttttaatatttgttttttatgattagtgttatatatatcaccatataactaatttaatataagttatttgaatatttttaggtACTACACCTCAGCATCGAATCCAAATCGAATAGagtaatatggttatttttggttatttttaaattatttttagtttggatACAAATGCATAAATtgtaatatggttatttttggtacataataccaaaaaataatttgtacccaacgggtacccgaatactCATGTCTAACTAATTCAatacacaaataaaaaaacattttgtaaacCGTTTTGAATTCTTatcacaaataaaataatttcattcAAACATATCGTATTATTAtggttaatatataaataaattagtaaaaaataatgaatgaaatagttaagaaaaaaaaatgtaaaaatgtaataaaacacTTCAAAATAGGTAATTTTGTGTTGTACTTTGTAATAAAtgttatcaaattaattaaaaaaacaataaataaattagttagactaagttaaaaaacgaaaatctgtaaaaacactaaaataggtaagtattattatgtatttcaattttaatagaatagattattACTCCTTAGCAATATGTTTATGTTAAgtgcatatatatttattaattcttagcaatctatttatatttaagtacatatatatttccaaataaaatgaattagCTTTTGACCAATTTTGATCTTCCAGTCGAGATTCATTTGACATATCTCATATACATTGAACCCAAAGAatcatatttatttctaaaaagtTGGATTTATTAGATCTTAATCGCTCCGGAATTTTGTGAATCGACATGTCAACTCTAGTGTAGTCAAGATTCGAATCAATTCATTCCAAGTTCTAAACAATACTATTCAATGCAATTAACATATCGAACTTCTTAGTCAGATGgacggttttttttttaagtaaaacaGATGGACGGATTTGAACGTAACAAACATAACACCTTAAGTTTTGGATAAGcgattatgaaaatatatatatatgaccttggctactttgtgagaagcttctTGGGGGAAGAGGTAAGCAAGACCGATGATGTTGATAAGTTTGccgaagaaaatgaagaaaactgGAACGGAGGCACCGTGAATGCACGCACCAATGGATCCAAGAGTCATCAAAACGCAATCGTAGAAATCAGCAAAGGAAAAAAGCTTGAACACTGATACACTTGGCCGctttttctccttctctttcttctcggCCACAGTTGCCGAAACGTCGGACGGCTGCATTTTCACGTGAAGCGGTGCGTCTAGATGGAAAGAAAATGAAGGAGATTGCGAGATAAATTAATAGAGAGAAAAGTGTGAGTTTGAGAGAGACACTAGAAATGAGAAGccatgcatgtatatatataagagtTGGAGGAAAGTAAATCAGGGTTTTTTGACGACAAGCAAGAGACTCAACTGTCCTTGGTTCGTAAACTAATAATTTGTGAGAATTTTGTTGGTAATACGAATCTGACcgtaatttttttcatatttaaaggttatttttcatgtttttgtagaaaattaccagaaaaagtaaaataatattcCTCCAATACATACCAATCAAATTCGATTTAGATTTTATCatcaaataaataagtaaatatttattcCCATTTTAtcgaaaaaatataattttaaatagaaagttaatgaaaatagctattttgggatatttgtaaataattttgtaGATAGTAGTATTCAAATTTGAAAGC
This region of Brassica napus cultivar Da-Ae chromosome C5, Da-Ae, whole genome shotgun sequence genomic DNA includes:
- the LOC106355121 gene encoding LOW QUALITY PROTEIN: ABC transporter B family member 10 (The sequence of the model RefSeq protein was modified relative to this genomic sequence to represent the inferred CDS: inserted 1 base in 1 codon; substituted 1 base at 1 genomic stop codon), with protein sequence MQPSDVSATVAEKKEKEKKRPSVSVFKLFSFADFYDCVLMTLGSIGACIHGASVPVFFIFFGKLINIIGLAYLFPQEASHKVAKYSLDFVYLSVAILFSSWLEVACWMHTGERQAAKIRKAYLRSMLSQDISLFDTESSTGEVISAITSDILVVQDALSEKVGNFLHCMSRFTAGFAIGFASVWQISLVTLSIVPLIAVAGGIYAYVSTGLLSSVRKSYVKAGEIAEEVIGNVRTVQAFTGEEKAVKSYGEALENTYTYGRKAGLAKGLGLGSMHCVLFLSWALLVWFTSIIVHKGIANGGESFTTMLNVVIAGLSLGQAAPDISTFVRARAAAYPIFQMIERNKEVKTGRKLGKVEGEIQFRDVTFTYPSRPDVVIFDKLNLVIPAGKVVALVGGSGSGKSTVISLTERFYEPTDGAVFLDGNDIRYLDLKWLRGHIGLVNQEPALFATTIRENIMYGKDDATDEEITRAVTLSEAVLFINKLPDGLETQVCRKLDSLXRKKKALNFACYXFLQVGERGVQLSGGQKQRITISRAILKNPSILLLDEATSALDAESEKSVQKALDKVMVGRTTVVVAHRLSTVRNADIIAVVYGGNIIESGSHDELISNPDGAYSSLLRIQQAENPNVNHTPSLPVSTEPLPERPITKTDLSSMDQSVNQPDTTRQGKVTLGRLYSMIRPDWKYGLFGLFGSLVAGSQMPLFALGISQALVSYYMDWETTQKEVKRISILFCCASVITVISHAIEHTTFGIMGERLTLRVRQMMFSAILRNEIGWFDKVDNTSSMLASQLESDSTLLRTIVVDRSTILLENFGLVVTSFIISFILNWRLTLVVLATYPLIISGHISEKLFMQGYGVNLNKAYLKANMLAGEAISNIRTVAAFCAEDKVLELYSNELLEPSERSFRRGQTAGILYGVSQFFIFSSYGLALWYGSVLMGQGLSSFESVMKTFMVLIVTALVMGEVLALAPDILKGNQMVASVFELLDRRSQVVGDKGEELSNVEGTIELKGVHFSYPSRPDVTIFRDFDLTVPCGKSMALVGQSGSGKSSVLSLILRFYDPTAGTIMIDGQDIKTLKLKSLRRHVGLVQQEPALFATTIYENILYGKEGALESEVMEAAKLANAHDFICSLPEGYSTQVGERGIQMSGGQRQRIAIARAVLKNPAILLLDEATSALDVESERVVQQALDRLMSNRTTVVVAHRLSTIKNSDMISVIQEGKIIEQGSHNSLIENENGPYSRLINLQQHQLS